A window of Microbacterium lushaniae genomic DNA:
GCCGGGCAGCGGGGCATCGCCGCCGCGCTGGCCGCGAAGGACGCGGGAGCCGAGACCGTGATCGTCACGGGCCTGAGTCGCGATGCGCACAAGCTGAAGCTGGCGGAGCGGCTCGGTGCGGATGCCACGATCAACGCCGAGACGGAAGACGTCGTCGCACGTGTCCTCGAGATCACCGGGGGTCGCCTGGCCGACGTGGTGCTCGACGTGACTCCCGTCGCCCTCGACCCGATCCAAGATGCACTCGAGGTCGTGAGGATCGGCGGGACGATCGTGATCGCCGGCCTGAAGAACGGCCGGCCGGCACCCATCGTCACCGACCGCCTGATCACGAAGGCGATCACCATACGAGGCGCACGGGGCGTCGACGCGCTGGCGATCCGGGCCGCGATCGGGGTCATCGAGTCGGGGCGTCACCCCCTGGAACTCATGCACACGCACACCTTCTCCCTGCGGGAGCTGGACACCGCGCTGGCGGTGCTGGCGGGCGACGTGGCGGGCGAGGATGCCGTGCACGTGATCGTCGTCCCCGGAGAAGACGGCGCCGGTCAGAGATGACCGGCGGGCGTTCCGCCCCGCGGAATGCCCGATAGGCCGCGGACTGCAGACACGGAATCGTGGATTCGACACTCGGCGCGGTGGCGCCGAGTACCCAGCAAGGAGGCTAGGCCCATGGTCGCACGACCGAATCGACAGATGACGCTGACCATCTTCATGACGGCTTTCGGCTACCACAACGATGCCTGGATGCATCCGACCAGCCGCGCGGATGAGATCGGTCAGCTCAGCATCATCCGTGACATGGCTCAGGCGGCCGAGCGCGCGAAGTTGGATGCGATCTTCATCGCCGACAGTGTGAGCGCTCAGCCTCTGCAGCGGTCCAGCTACCGCGGTGTGTCCGTGTACGAGCCGGTCGTCACGCTGTCCGCTCTGACCGGGCACACCGACAAGATCGGGCTCATCGGAACGCAGTCGACCACCTTCAACGAGCCCTATACCGTGGCCCGTCAGTTCGCCGCTCTCGACATGCTCAGCGGCGGCCGCGCGGGGTGGAACATCGTCACCTCGATCAATGGCAACGAGAACTACGGCCGTGACCTGCCCCCAAGGACTGGAGATACGAGCGCGCCACGGAGTTCGTGGACGTCGTCCAGAAGCTGTGGGACGCCTGGGACGCGGATGCGATCATCAACGACCGCACGCGCGGGCTGTGGGTCGATCCAGACCGGATCCGACGGATCGATCACGTCGGTGAGCATTTCCGCGTCGAGGGTCCCCTCGCGATCCCGCGTTCGCCACAGAACCAGCCGGTGCTGGTGCAGGCCGGCCAGTCCCCCGCGGGCATAGAGCTCGGCTCCTCCGTCGCCGACCTCATCTACACCGTGCAGCCGGACCGCGCCGACGCAGAGGCGTTCTACGCCAGCTACAAGCGAAAGGTCCAGGACAAGGGCCGTGACCCTGAGAAGGTGCGCATCCTGCCCGGCATCATGCCCATCACGGGACGTACGCAGAAAGAGGCGGAGGAACTCGCGAAGGAGCTCGAGAACTGCATCCACGAGACCAATGGGAGACGGATGCTCGAGCACTTCCTCGACATGGACCTCAGCGACCTCGAGCTCACCGACCGCATTCCGCAGGAGCGCTTCATCCCCGACCCCAGCCGGATGGAGCGGTGGAACCTGTTCCGCCAGCTCGCAGAGGAGCGGACGGTCTGGGAGCTCATGCTGCATCTCTCACGCGCCGTCGGTCACCGGGTCATGGTCGCCACACCCGACAAGATCGCCGAAAGCATGATCGAGTGGTTCGAGTCACGTGCGTGCGACGGCTACAACTTCAACATGCCCAGCATCCCCCTGGGGATGAACGCGGTCTTCGACCTGCTGGTTCCGGAACTGCAGGAGCGGGGATACTTCCGGGATGACTACGTCGGCGACACGTTCCGCGAACGCTCGGGTCTCGCCATGACCCAGGAGGAGCTCGGGAAAGCACGAGCAACCCACCTCGTCTGACCCACAGCAAAGTGGGGCCGCACTCAGGGCGGCCCCACTTTTTCATGCCTCGCGTCGTCCGCGGTGCTGGTCGGTCAGGATTGCGGCACGTCCGGGCGCCCCACGGTATACGGGCTCATTCCGCCGCCGTCGACGGCGATCGCCTGCCCGGTGAGGTAGCCGGAGTCCTCGTGCGCGAGGAAAGCCACGACGTGGGCGATGTCTCCCGTCGTCCCCACTCGGCCGACCGCGATCCTCTCACCCCTCGCACGCATCGCGGCATGCCGGTCTTCCCCGCGCCGCCCCAGCATCGAACGGCTGGTGGCCACCAGGCCCGGACACACCGCGTTGACGGTGATACCCCAACCGGCCACATCCATGGCGAGCGACCTCGTCAGCCCGAGCACACCCGCCTTGGAGGCGGAGTAGGCCGTGGATCGGCCCGCGGCCTCCAACGCGGCCATGGACGAGATGTTGACGATACGGCCGTAGCGACGCGGACGCATCAGCGCGACCGCCCCCCTCACCATGAGGAAGGACCCGGTGAGATTCACGCGCAACTGGGTCTCCCACGCATCGAGCGGGACGTCCAGGATGTCTGCCCGGTCCGCGCCCTGGGGTGCCGCCGCGTTGTTCACGAGGATGTCGAGCCGTCCGAATCGACGATCGACCTCCTCGAGGGTGTTCGCGACCGATGCCTCGTCCCCGATGTCGCAGAGGAGCGACGCGGCGCTCCCGCCGGCGGCCGCGATCTCTGCCGCGAGCTCCCCGAGCGAATCCTCCGGGCGCTCCGCTGCGACATCCCCGTCATTGGGAATGCCCCCGGAGGATCGGTCCGTCACGACGACGGCGCGTCCCTCGGCGGCGAGGCGTCTCGCGATGGCCGCGCCCATTCCGTCCGGCTTGGCGCAACCGGTCACGAGGGCGACAGGAGCGGAACTCATCGCAGCGCGAACGACTGGCCCGACCACGTGCCGAACACCCGGAGCACCATCGACATGGCCGCGTTGGATGAGCCCGCGACGATGATGGGGAGGCTCGACGGCGAGGCATCCCGGAACAGCGGATGATGATGATCGGGCGGGAATGGACCTTCCGGGAGGTGGCTCAGCCCTTTCCCGTTCCGGGAGAGGTCCGCCTCCGTGCGGCCCGTGTGCTCGACGAGCCAGGCGCGTACGTCCTGCTTGCTCATCCCGGCCGACGCGAACAGTCGCGCGTGCTCGGGGTTGAGGAGGATGCCCACCGAGGCGTAGCGGAACATCCACGAACCCGACCGACGGATGGTATCCGCGAAGTCGCGCAAGACCTCCTCAGGGGAGCGGAAGCTGCGGTTGTCGACGAACTCGCACGTGCGCAGCAGCATCGCGCTGACTGCGCTCTCACCGGGGGCGAAGCCGTTGTCCACCGAGACGGGATCCCAGGGGCTCTCCTCCTCGTTCTCTGCAATGCAGAGAGACCACCGCCCGGGAAGCCCTTGGGTGGCTTGTTCCAGCTCGTGCGGGCGTATCCCGAGGCTGTTGCGCACGGTGAGGCCGATGGCACGTGGCACTGTGGCGTTGGGGCGGAAGCCGGGACCGAGGACTCCGCCGGTCGAGTTGAAGCCCATTTCCGCGGCCACTTCGCCGTTGACGACCACGAGGGGCGCCGGCCCACTCGTGGACTGCCATCCGCCGCCGCGCGCCGCGCGCTCCGCGGAGAGGGCCTCCCATGCCGTGAGCACGACCGGAAGGTATTCCGGCCGGCATCCTGCCATGAGCGCGTGCACGGCGACGTCGCGGACGGTCGCGCTGCTGCCCAGCGCTATGGCCCGCGCGATCACCTCGTCGGGATCGCGCGTGGTGTAACGGAGGAACTCCGCCACACCGGCCTCGGTAGCCGGCACCAGCGGCAGACCATCCGACCAGCCCTCCGCGTACATGTGCTCGATGACTGCGACGGTCGCGTCCGCGTCGAGGGTCGTCTCCGCGGAAGGGGAGTCAGTCATGGTGTTCCTTCCTTCATGCGCCGAGCAACCGCGCGCGGACGGCGTCCACGAGGGTGCCCGCGCGTTCGTGGACCTGAACCTGGTCCAGGTTCGCCACCGGATGCGGCGTCAGAATGAACGGGAAGTCGGCGCGGCCCTTCAGTCGCGCCATGGCGCTGGAGGTCACTTCGAAAGCCTCGGTGCAGATGACCGCAGTCGGAATTCCGAGCGCTTCCAGCGCGATGCCGTCAGCCACCGCCGACGCGCTGCAGGAGCCGCAGTCCCCTACTCCGATCACCACCACGTCGCACGTGCCGGAGA
This region includes:
- a CDS encoding UGSC family (seleno)protein, translated to MAMRIINPTASRATHSAEQSPQPAPRPRELAGLRVGLLENTKRNAAEVLADIGRALAETDRTADLIPYRKEDFALPLPEDFLAEISGTCDVVVIGVGDCGSCSASAVADGIALEALGIPTAVICTEAFEVTSSAMARLKGRADFPFILTPHPVANLDQVQVHERAGTLVDAVRARLLGA
- a CDS encoding zinc-dependent alcohol dehydrogenase, with product MTNARAAVLTGPSQIEMTDFPMPHAGADGAVLRIEAAGLCGSDVEQYLGEDPRVRYGIVPGHEPLGIIESIGAQAAQQWGVAVGDRICVEVVVPCRACDKCASAEFTECTDTLGSYGYRPFEAPTPLTGGFAEYMYVHPNSVVHPISREVPIEVAALYNPIAAGIRWACHLGGAGQGDVVVVFGAGQRGIAAALAAKDAGAETVIVTGLSRDAHKLKLAERLGADATINAETEDVVARVLEITGGRLADVVLDVTPVALDPIQDALEVVRIGGTIVIAGLKNGRPAPIVTDRLITKAITIRGARGVDALAIRAAIGVIESGRHPLELMHTHTFSLRELDTALAVLAGDVAGEDAVHVIVVPGEDGAGQR
- a CDS encoding LLM class flavin-dependent oxidoreductase → MDVVQKLWDAWDADAIINDRTRGLWVDPDRIRRIDHVGEHFRVEGPLAIPRSPQNQPVLVQAGQSPAGIELGSSVADLIYTVQPDRADAEAFYASYKRKVQDKGRDPEKVRILPGIMPITGRTQKEAEELAKELENCIHETNGRRMLEHFLDMDLSDLELTDRIPQERFIPDPSRMERWNLFRQLAEERTVWELMLHLSRAVGHRVMVATPDKIAESMIEWFESRACDGYNFNMPSIPLGMNAVFDLLVPELQERGYFRDDYVGDTFRERSGLAMTQEELGKARATHLV
- a CDS encoding SDR family NAD(P)-dependent oxidoreductase, which encodes MSSAPVALVTGCAKPDGMGAAIARRLAAEGRAVVVTDRSSGGIPNDGDVAAERPEDSLGELAAEIAAAGGSAASLLCDIGDEASVANTLEEVDRRFGRLDILVNNAAAPQGADRADILDVPLDAWETQLRVNLTGSFLMVRGAVALMRPRRYGRIVNISSMAALEAAGRSTAYSASKAGVLGLTRSLAMDVAGWGITVNAVCPGLVATSRSMLGRRGEDRHAAMRARGERIAVGRVGTTGDIAHVVAFLAHEDSGYLTGQAIAVDGGGMSPYTVGRPDVPQS